A region of Thermococcus argininiproducens DNA encodes the following proteins:
- a CDS encoding RAD55 family ATPase produces the protein MELIKTNIPSLDETLGGGLIEDSILLITYDTYSQGWTLAFEILRNRIEEGDFGVIINSVVPLSMLNLELKRIKFDLFEEGEKNRLGVIDIFASFYGIEYQQPYVFYEKMDPETYLPKFMAIYRRMLEKQIKDKRPIGIQVTADGFAFLIGEEAEIRNLQKNLAAKENARIYEKRKRPINITLLNRDRVSQRFLSWISLYSQYQIDFSSQEGQVEEKMFIRKSPLPKFKPTTRIFKLENGKIKII, from the coding sequence ATGGAATTGATAAAAACAAATATCCCATCATTAGACGAAACCCTTGGAGGAGGGCTTATAGAAGACAGTATCCTTCTCATCACATATGATACTTATTCGCAAGGATGGACTCTGGCTTTTGAAATCTTAAGGAACAGAATAGAGGAAGGGGACTTTGGAGTTATAATAAACTCAGTAGTCCCACTTTCAATGCTCAATCTAGAATTAAAACGAATAAAATTTGACCTCTTTGAAGAAGGAGAGAAGAACAGGTTGGGAGTTATAGACATTTTTGCTTCATTCTACGGAATAGAGTATCAACAACCATACGTTTTCTATGAAAAAATGGATCCTGAAACGTATCTTCCTAAATTTATGGCAATTTATAGAAGAATGTTAGAAAAACAAATAAAAGACAAGAGACCCATTGGAATCCAAGTAACTGCAGATGGTTTTGCATTTTTAATAGGAGAGGAAGCTGAAATCCGAAATCTCCAAAAGAATCTTGCAGCAAAGGAAAACGCCCGTATTTATGAAAAAAGGAAAAGACCAATAAATATAACTCTTCTTAATAGAGATCGTGTTTCTCAAAGATTCCTTTCATGGATCTCCCTTTATAGTCAATATCAAATAGACTTCAGTTCACAAGAAGGACAAGTGGAAGAGAAAATGTTCATTAGAAAATCCCCATTGCCCAAATTCAAACCAACAACCCGTATTTTCAAACTAGAAAATGGGAAGATAAAAATCATTTAG